The Helianthus annuus cultivar XRQ/B chromosome 11, HanXRQr2.0-SUNRISE, whole genome shotgun sequence region ACGATAGACGTACAATTCGTGACAATGCTCATATTCGGCTTATATCTCGACCAAACACAAATGTTGTTAACCAGTTTATTGCCACGTAAAACCTATTCCTCCAGCTTACAACGCGTGTGAGATAAGCGGAACGCCAAATGAACCAAGAAGTGAATCCCGCAATCGACAAACCTTTCGCTTCCTAAATATGGAAGGTTAGAACATTagtagaggtggcaaaatgggtggtCAAATCAGTTGCATAGATGGTCATTGTTATCGTTGCACATTACTATTGTattaaatatttttgaaaaaaaaaatctattattTTGGTAATAATCTATATTTTCGAATAacaaagttttaatttttttaacctttttacACGTTACAGATAAAACATAATTCAAATCAATTGCCAGAAAAAATAAAATATCTTTTACCTTGCTTTGCCTGAGATCCACTAGAGCCTTATAACTACCAACAGTAGCCATACTTCCAAGATGCTTATATACAAAAGGGGCCCCGAGTTCCATATCACCGCCACCATTAGCGTATCCACCACCCTCTTTACCGATCTTGTTTAGAAGTTGCGCTAGGTACTTCCCCTCTCTCTCCGCCACCTGATACATAGGCAAACCCGTGTGATTGCAGATATAATTAAAGAAAGAAAATTGGACAACATCCTCCCTGTATGGGTCGGGTCGTGTCAAATGCACTTACTTGGGCCAAAGCGGGAAGTGTTGGTTTCCCGGTACTCTCGAGGTACCCACTACAATCCCCGATTGCAAAAATGTCGGGTGTGGATGGTACCCTTAACCAATCATCAACCCCGATCCTACAAAACGTTATACAATATTCATGTGTTGATAAAAAAATGATGGATTATCaacaaatatataaaataaaagagaaAATCTGTAACATTAATTATATCTGCAATCACACGGGTTTATCATCAACGTGGTGGCAAAATGAAGAGGTTGGTAACATGTCAAAACGGGTCGAGTTGATCAAGAAACACATCTTGTCCATTTAaaaggaatatatatatatatatataggggaaggttcaaatgaaaaccactagttatcgcaaaaactcgaaaactaaatgaaaaagccaaaaaaacataccattttttttttttgcatatcaATTGTCGCTATTTTttacatataaaaaaaataattttgtagtgcacatgtgtattattacacatgtgtactacaattttttttttttttgaaaaaaagtttttttatatataaaaaatagcgatttttaataaaaaattgtaaaaaaaaaaattggtgtgttttttaggcattttttagttagttttcgagttttcgcaataaaagtggttttcatttgaaccttcccctatatatatatatatatatatatatatatatatatatatatatatatatatagttaactAATTTATTGAATATAATTATAGAGACGGTATTATTACCACAATAATCTAAACTTCTGAACAGAAGGATAGAGAATGTATGCATTAAAAATACACTTCGAGCAAGTTTCAACCACTAGGGATGGCAATAGGACGAGTACCCGATTGTAAAACCGTGTCCCATACTCGGCTCAATATCCGTAAGATATCGGATATACATGTTAGCTTGTTAAAAATTACCCGTTGGGATTCCTGAAAACATTTCTTACtattttagtattatattatattatattatattataattatatgataatatatattaaaacacaTCATAAGCTACAGTACACAAAAAACCCttagttttaaatttatttacTAGATTGCCATTTACACTTACATAATTAGTTTTTCTTTATGGCAACTTGGTAATTTAGTTACTTTTTAGTGGCATTTCTATGCATAACACAAGACACCTTTTTTATGTTTTGACCACACAATTTTGGTTCTTATACTTTTGCCCCCTCAATTTTGTTAGGTTTCATAATACCAATTTAAATTCTTATCCCCtaaatttaataaatttatcGAACGGCCCCCGAACACTAATAAAGTTATGTTTACCTTTTTAAATCGTTTTACACCACAATCCCCAAACTTCAATAAAGTTATCGCTTtaaattttaaacaaattttCCATTACGATATCATATTTTTTTTACATGTTTAATCTTTTTATATGTAGTTTCAAATAAGATTAACGGTGCACATGagttatttttatctacgtttccacATTCATTTAAGTAACGTTATTTTCAGCCAGCCAGTTGTTTAGACGTTTTTATAGTGTTTGATTTTTAAACCATCTGGCACTCACGTAAAAATATGccattgttatgtgttatttatcTACGCCTAAACCAACCCACTACAACACGTTATACTATATGTTAAAAAGCAACCTTTGGGTGATTGTTTGTTTGAAGGAAGTGATGCTAACACTAAAGAGTCTTTAAAGTAGGATTTCTTCTTTGGAAGTGTGAGTTGCCGGGGGACGGTTAACAGTGGGAAGCGGTGGCATCACTGAATTTAGTTATGGGTTTTATAAATAGTTTATGTTATTGTACTGAGAATCTCTAAATGAAACATAAATCGTTATCAACTACTAGGTTCTTAATTATTTTAGTTGATTTTGCTTTCAAAACATGTTGgttccccgccgcaacgcgcgggtggGAACAACCTAGTTTATATAGTTTTATTACCAAGCAAAAGTAGAAATTTAAAACCAAAAATTACTGAATTAGTAGATGATTAGAGACAAAAGAATATACAAAAAAAAGGGATTTTTACAGGCGTGGTTTGTGTAAACAGGCATGTATGTTTCGAGTAATCGTGCTGGCCGCTGGGTATCACCTAAACACAAACCCATTCCATACCCGCacaaatttttaaaactaaatcCATACCCAGATACCCGTCCCGAAtgtttcgggtttacccattaGGTTCGGGTTCGTTTGCATCCCTATGTTTGACTAGCTCCCTTTTTAACTCAAAAtacttatttgacccgtttgaggaTAAACAAAAAATTAAATCGCGGCAATCGCCTAAAATAAAGAAAGATGAACATTTATCACCTTCCACCTGGAGCCTTTGGGAGATCTATGTTTCGAACGAAAGCCGAGGGGCCCACCCCAGTAGACCATACCAATAATCCGTATGGAACATCAGTCCCGTCACTCAGAACTATCTTTTTAGGTTGAACATCCTTTACAGTTCCACGAACTAGACGAACTCCCGACTGCAAAAAATTCAATTTATTGTGaaattctcaaaaaaaaaaatattctgGGAATAACATTTTGATCGTATTTTACCTTGGTCAATTGAGTAGTAGCATATACCCGAAGGCGGTCATCAAATGAAGATAAGATATCATTAGCCTGCAAAAAGTTTACAATACTGTGTAGAAAGAAGAAGAGGTGGTAATTTTGACCTGTTTACTTATAAATGAATTGATTTGGGTTTTGTTTTATCTCAATTCTCAAGCCTGTGCAATGGGTTAAAATCCAAAAACCTAAGAAGAATGGGAACGAATCAAATAGAtcgttaaacgggtcaaaagttgtTAAAACTGTATTTTTAGTGCTTACAACCTCTTAAAtcaatatataaaaaattaagtTATGGTAACTGGTAACATGAATGTAATCcatttaaaaacaaataaattgATATCTAAAAAAATGGACAAAAAGTTGTTGCTACTGTTTTGGCCCATACTAAAAATCATGGTTGTAAAAAAATCCCAACTAGCCTCTGATTGGTTgctgattaatcgctagtcggagCTCGGAGGTTCACTGGGTAATTTTTATCGAATCGGCCAATTGATCAGTAGGCGGTCAATAGTGGTCAAAATCAGTGGCAGTCTAGCGATTCCGGCCAGATTCTTGACCAAAACCTGTAGATTCAGGCGATAATCCTATCTACTTAAAAATATGGGTCGAAGAAGgtgttaaaacatgtctacttaaaaaataaatataaaaaagtgTGTTCATacatataaaactgaaaattacttGTAAAATCCGATTAATCACTAGTCGGTACCCCACCGGCagactagcgcctagcgattcttacaacactgcTAAAAATAACTATTCTTCACACCCGTTTACTGACCCTCCTGACACGTCAAAGAAAGAACTTCCAAACACGTAAACCTCACCTCGATTAAGGTAACATAAACGGAATTTACTCATTATGGCCCGTTACCCGACCCCCTTGACCCATCAAAGAAAGAATTTCTAGAACACGTAAACCTCACCTCGATTAAGGTAACATGAATGTAATCTTGTACATGAGTGTATCTTTGATGAACATCTCTCATGATGAAATCACTAAGCTCGCCACTGAACTCAACTCCCGTAGGACCCCCACCAACAACCACACAATGCAAAAGTCTACGCTTTTCTTCTTCAGAAACGCCTGCGACAAATACTTAACCATAAATATgtaaaaattaaacaaaaaataagaacttGGCAGGAGGAACATTAGATACCAGGCACATCAGAGAGCATCAAGTTGAGAAGCAGTTTTCTTCTGATTTCTTGAGCGTGGTGCACCTCGCGAAGGAAAATCGCGTGTTCTTTTACACCCTTGATTCCAAACGTTGAAGCTTCAGCTCCCGAAGCAATCACTAGTTTGTCATATGAAATCTTGAAATCCCATGGGTCTAGTGTCTGTAATCCATCTGTTATTGTTTGGCAATGCACCTAGTATTTTTCACAATTTTTTAGGGATTAATAGCTTCAAGGAGACAAATATTAGTTAAAACGGTTGAAACTTCAGATAAGAGATAATCATGTGATTTTACATTTATTTCAATAATGAGGCAAATTGAATTTTGATAATCCAAACGATAAcctattggccgataataatgcCATTCAGACAAAAATTGTCTAAACCATCCCATAAGGTCTAAAAGTTACTTCTCCGTTAAGAGTGGGATCACTAGTTGGGATGAGCATTTCAGTACTGATGACCTACATATTAAATttcggtacccactttttggcGTTTCCGGGATCGATATCTTTGGtgcggtacggtaccggtattttaccTTCAAACACCGTAACAAACATTTTATGTACCGGTTCAGTTTTGGTGACtttcggtaccgagctcatcactAATCACTAGTCACATTTTAAGTATCAACCGATAAGTTATTCGTTTAGATCCGTAAAATCCAAATTCCCATTTTTACACAACAATTTCTTGCCAAATTctataaaactaaaaacaaacaaaaaatgtATGATCATAATTCAAAATCCATACTTTATTTTTGGATCCCATATGGGATCAACCAAAAATCTGTTTTTAGAGAGTCAAATAATTAAGGATCAAACACAAACCCACCTCATGATTCTTGGAATCAAGCCCAACACAATTCGCCAAAAAGAAAAAAGAACCGGGTTCATGAGAAATCGCCGGTTGAATCCGACCAATCGGCTCAGCAACAGACCGGAATTCAAGAGTACCAACACAAGTAGAAGCTAACAAAGGAGTAAAAACCATATGATTCCTTGGAGACACACAAACGACGTCGTATATACTTGTATCAATCCCTTTCATCAACCGACAACCGGCCCAACCGGAGCCCAGAACCACCACTCTGGGCTTGTCCGGTTTCTTGGTGGGCCCAAGTCCGGCTGTCGGTGGAGCCACCGCATCGCCGGCGGTGGCGAGGTGGCGGAGAGAGAACGGAGTTGGTGTGAATTTGGTGGCGGTTCGGTGGGTGAACCGGGTCAGATTCTTGAACCGGTACATTTGAATGTGATTGTGATTTGGGTAGTGTGTTGAGCGAAAATGTTGGAAGACGAGGTTTTAAGAAGCAATTAATTGTTGACTAAAGTTTGAGAATTTAGTGGCGGCTGAGACTGGAAGAACCGGCACGTGGAAGTAGGACTTCTAGACGGTGGccattttttttaagaaaaaaattcAATGGAAACTCGATTTAAGCTTACAAAATAACTAAATACTTTTTCTTTAACGT contains the following coding sequences:
- the LOC110872090 gene encoding internal alternative NAD(P)H-ubiquinone oxidoreductase A2, mitochondrial, which codes for MYRFKNLTRFTHRTATKFTPTPFSLRHLATAGDAVAPPTAGLGPTKKPDKPRVVVLGSGWAGCRLMKGIDTSIYDVVCVSPRNHMVFTPLLASTCVGTLEFRSVAEPIGRIQPAISHEPGSFFFLANCVGLDSKNHEVHCQTITDGLQTLDPWDFKISYDKLVIASGAEASTFGIKGVKEHAIFLREVHHAQEIRRKLLLNLMLSDVPGVSEEEKRRLLHCVVVGGGPTGVEFSGELSDFIMRDVHQRYTHVQDYIHVTLIEANDILSSFDDRLRVYATTQLTKSGVRLVRGTVKDVQPKKIVLSDGTDVPYGLLVWSTGVGPSAFVRNIDLPKAPGGRIGVDDWLRVPSTPDIFAIGDCSGYLESTGKPTLPALAQVAEREGKYLAQLLNKIGKEGGGYANGGGDMELGAPFVYKHLGSMATVGSYKALVDLRQSKEAKGLSIAGFTSWFIWRSAYLTRVVSWRNRFYVAINWLTTFVFGRDISRI